The Alosa alosa isolate M-15738 ecotype Scorff River chromosome 11, AALO_Geno_1.1, whole genome shotgun sequence sequence AGAAAATTCCAACACTCACAACCACTCATTTTTACGGTGAATTACACTATTCCTTCCCTCTGGCATTGTCCCCTTGCTTTCCCTGCTCACTTGCTTACTGTAAACTACAGGAGATTTTTGTACATAATTTGTCTTTGTGACAAATGCCTTGCATGCCCTGGAATTTGCCCGTTTTGCTTGCCTATGCAGCAGTTTTGTCATTGTGAAAAATAATTACACCAAATACTATTAGTACGCCTATATTATTTTAGAGGGACGTATATTGATTGTCAGTATTTTATCAAAGTGTTACTAGAGATATTGCAGTGGCAGTGGTCTATCAGTCCTTAGCTACTATCAGTCCTTAGCttattgtgttttgtcatgtcagtgaGAACTATATCAGCCACAGTGTGAGAGATTGGTCCCATGGTCATGGCTGAATGACCTAACGGCATGGATTTCTTCAAGAAAACAAACGTGGCCATGTGCACACAAGCTGAGAGATGCAGACTGACAGTCGATGTGGGTTAAGACCAGCCCGGGGCTGTGTGGTGAACCTATGCTCTGTCTGCCCGCCGCCACCCTGGGCCATGATGTTTGCCCCTATTGATGGGCTTATCAGGGGGCTGTCTTGCAGCCGTATATCCTGTGGCCTGGATGACCACGTCTTCCCAAGGACTCCTGGGCTAGTGCCTTCGAGGAGGAGTTGGAGGTGTGGTATGCCAATGTCTGTGGAACAGCTGGCTAACTTGAGTTGACTCTTTGTTGTTGTCCAACACACAGAGCTGCCAACAATTGCCTCCTATTTCAGACTGTTGCTGTTCCAGATATAAAAAGATCAAATTTGTTGCAAGCACTCATCGTATGCTTATGCCTTTACTACTGTATATGTGaatacaatatacagtatgtcattCAACATCCAAAATAGGTCAAGCTGGTGACCAGGTAATGAAGTAGTGTGTTGCAGAAGTTGCAATGATTTGCTTACTTTTGTCTCTATTGGTTGCGGTTTAATGGCTTTTTATATAGTTTTCATAAGGCCGCTTCAGTTGAGGTAACTGTTCATCCCACTGTAGCGTTATTCATAGAGCATAGCCAGAGATGCTCCATAATTGCAACACGTCCTCATGGGCTTCACAGTGAGTGCACAGTGGACATGTTAATTTTTCATGGCTTAAAAATATGTGGTAAAATTTTCCCATGGGAATATCTAGCTTGTGCCTTACATAATCGACTCAACTGGAGAACAGATTTGACTGGAATATGAAATCAGTTTCTCACTATGTTACCTTTaagctaaaaataaataaataaataaaaagcacAGTATCAGCACTAGGATGGGTGATGGTCTTGCATATGAAGATGCTGTGAGTTAATCCAGCGGCTTTGTGTGTACTCCCACTTCCCTGAGCAGCAGCAAAGCTTAGACACACCTGAGCACTTGGGCATTGGAGACAACTTCCTTGCTACTACTTTTGACCATTTCTGTGGTGTCCTCTTTTATTGGGACAAATTGAAAAGGAAGGGTACCGATGAGGTCTGTCAGGGATCCATCAGGCCACCTCAGTGCCATTCTTCAAGCGTGTTCCGCCCTGTCAGCCAGTTGTCCTTTGGTTCTAGCCTTGGGGCCGCCATCTGGGTTCTGTCACATGCACTTACATTGGGCCGGGAAAGGGACAGAAGGCTGCCGTGCGTCTAGGGGTCAGCATCCTTCTGTGAGAGCGATTATGTGTCTAGTGGCCCTGCTCACTGTCAGAGCTTTAGTCtcatcactttgtgtgtgtgtgtgtgtgtgtgtgtgtgtgtgtgcttgtgtgtgtgagtgagtcagaTTATATGCGCATATGTGCTTGCATGCCTTTTCATTGGTCTTTCTGATCAGATACATCTAGATTGTGGCATAAATTTATGTAACTtttcatgcacacatgcactcgTTAAGCGTTACAATGTTATTTATAAGCCTTCACAGCTTTAACTACCAGAATGCATAATAAAGCTTGGTTTACCTTTTGATAATGATATTGATTATATCATTGCCTTATGTTAAATGCTGTTTATTCACCAAATGCACTACATTAATCCATAATGTGACTCCAAATTGTCATAATAGTAAGTTGTGAAGGGCTCATACTACAGCTTCATTATGTTCTATGAGTGCAGTCATATCGGtttataaataattatatagaTTAATGTCAGAATTAATTATAAGTACTTTACATGTATAAAGCTTATCATATCATATAATGCTTAATTGATACTGGGTTCAAGTTTTACTGACTGCCCAACGTTTTCCATTTTCAACCTTCTGTAGTCCCTTATAGATAATGACAGACATCTCTCAGTGCTGCATATAAAGTCTATTGGTCACACAGATGAACATAGTCAGTCATAGTCtaatgcagtggttctcaaactggcaCTGAAGTGGTACTCCGGGAGTCTCAGAGATTTTTTATAAAGACAAAATAATCACTTCAAATTATATCAACAAAAAAAATCCTTAACTATGTGATCACTGAAGTTACATTTAAACTagtttttgtctttgttttttatCAGCCAATAGGAACCAATAGGCTTACTAGGTACGTTCAACTGTTTGGAGCATTAGCAAAATGGTTGACAAGCTAAGCTTGTTAACAAGCAAACTTGATGGATAAAAACATTGCATTCATGGCTCCAAATGGGAAGTATTACAAAGAGCAGTGCGGTGAATATGTCGAGCAGCAAAGCAGAAACTGAAGTTGCCAATGAGCCCAGCATAAATGCTAGCTGCGATTTTAGCCCCTTCTGTGTTGTGATTATTTTGTCATAGTTATCTGGTTACATTTGCCCGTAAAATGTCTTCTGGGTCACATATGTCTGTCACTTTACTAGAAAGTAATGAGGCAGTTAGTATTCAAGACTCTGCACTGCAGAGCTGTTTCAGTCTCACTGTGTGCCTAGTCTTTTTTCTACTGGATGAGGTGTGATTCAAATGACTGTGCCTTCCCCAGCCTTTGTCACTACAAGCTGTTGGCAGTAGCGCTGTTCCATGATGGTGATTGATTACATGCATTCTGCCAGGaactgtctctttttttcctgttcaagTACCAATGGAACGGATGAGGAGATGTTATCGAAATGAGAGTCCCACTCTTAGTTCAGTTAAAGCTTTATGTTTTTGCGTAGGCCTTACAGAAAGGCAAACAAGAGAAAAGCAAACTAATGTGTGAGGAAATAAAAGGAAATGGCCTTTTTAGCTGTTTTTATTTGAGGGGGTGATGACTGATAGCCGCAGCTCTGTGCTTTGGTCATAAATAGCTGGGTGAGCGAGCGTCAGCGGGCAGGCAGAGGCCGCGACTGTGTGGCTGTTCTCACCCTCGCCTCCCCCTGATGCATCCCCACGGTGCGGGCTGTAAATACCCCTGTCTCCCGGAGGAGCCCGCGGCGACACCGACACCTCCACTGCCTGATTTATCGCTGCAGCTCCGGCTCACTGTGGCACCCCTCTCGACCTCACGTTTGCTGGCCAGTCAGAGGTGGACGAAAACAGCAGGTCACGCAGCCCACGGTTGGTAGCACTCTGCAGGCCTGTCCCCACTCACAGGCTGCGGGGCCGGGGGGTGGTGGTTGTCGAtggttggtggggggggggcagtccAGGCAGCCCAGCCAGCCCAGCCGgatctgtctcctcctctctgggcCCTTAGGGGAAAGATGGACGCACTACTCGCCTTATGTTGCATGCTAAGCTTTACTGCAGCCATATGTTTATAAGCACCTTGTATGTGCAAGGCTGCTCCTGTCATGTTAGGAAAACATAGCatgtttgagtttttttttttcagagtgcGTTTATGAATACATTTCATTTctaaattgtttactgttaaatttaactattgtattgttgttatttgtatgtcgctttggacaaaagtgtctgccaaatcccataaccataaccataacatttTCAAAACAGATCACTCTACATTTAATACGTTCTACATTTAATAAGGGCAGTGAGTCACATTTTATGTAATATTTTATGTAAGGTTACAGGAAACATGATTTCTAGTGTGTTTAATCATGCTGAATGCTGTAGTGAATACATGTGCTATTCCCCTTAACATGGTAAGGCCCATCCTGATCTCCAAAGAATAATACTCAATGCACAGTATAAAAATGTGATTTAAATATGATGTATGGAGGTGTCTGCATATAAAGAAGGGAAACGATTATCACAGCTTGCATCAGCATACAAGACATTCTTATAAGCTTGCAGGTgctttttatatataatatatattttttggcaAGAGGATATTTCATTTGCATTATATTCATTCATATAATTATTTTGCATTGTATTTATGTGATTTGAGGTATTTTCAAGAGTTCATTTTCAATCGTCTCCACTTTGAGGTCATCATCCCTCAACCCCCACCCTCCTGCTGGCTCGGCTGCAGAGCCCAATGGGgggtcctcgtcctcctccacctcgttcttcccctcctctcgcCGATCTCCCACGCCCGAGCCTCTGAAGCCTCTTCTGGAAGCGCTCGCTGGCGAGGATATAGAGCACAGGGTCCAGACAGCTGCTGACGCTGCACATGGCCTCCAGAAACTCGTAGGCGGCATACAGCACGCCGGTGTTGGCCGAGGTCACCAGGCCGCGCACGCGCAGGAACACCAGCGCCACGATCATGATGTGGTACGGCACGAAGGACACCATGAACACCAGTAGTGCCGCCGTGATGAGCAGCAGCGGCTTGCCCGTGACCGAGCGCCCGCGCTTTGGATCTCCTCCCCGCCGACCGGGCAGCCCCCAGATGGCCCGCACGGTTTCCGCGTAGAAGCCTAGCATGGCGCCGAAGGGCAGCACGAAGCCCACGAGCGTGCGCACCAGCGAGATGGTCTTGACATACTCGAACGGGCCCTGGATGTGGTCCATGCAGACGGTGACGTTGCCGGGCCGCCTCACGCCAAACGTGACGAACAGGTCCGGGATggagcccagcagcagcagcgcccaGGTCGTGCCGGATAAGAGCCGCGCCCGGCCCACATCCCACCAGCCCAGCGAGCGGATGGGGTGCACCGTGCCCACGTAGCGGTCGAAGCTGACCAGCGTCAGGAAGAAGATGCTGCCGTAGATGTTGACGTTGAAGGACATCTTCTTGAGCTGGCAGAAGGTGTGGATACCACGCAGGTAGGGCCGCTGCAGCGTGAAGTAGATGTTAAACGGCAGGATGAGCAGCCAGGCCGTGTCGCACAGCGCCAGGTTCAGCAGGAACACCGTGCCCGGCGTGGCAGTCTTGCGGAAGCAGCTGAAGGCCATCAGGGCGGCGATGTTGCCCACGATGCCCACGGGCAGCGCAAAGGAGAAGAGCACCAGCAGGATGTAGCAGTACCACTGACCACTCATGAACTGGCTGCAGAAGGGATAGGAGTCGTTTAGAAACTCCAAGAAGGGTTCCCCTtctggagaaggagaaagagcaaCAGAGCCGTTATAGATAGACAAGCAAGCTTAAAAGTATCTATGTACCGGTACCTATGTTATGGgtttgtatgtacagtatgtgagactGTATGTCATAGGCTACGTCAATTTCCCTTGTGGATGTAATATAATGACTCTTATCTATCTGTAGGGAATGTCCTTGATATTTTAGTGACATTCAGAACAGTGGTACATTGGGTTATTGAGTATTAAATCTATTCAAATGATTGTTTCCTGGATGGACACTTCCAAAGAGTTTGTGCgcattttgttttcaaaagaTTTGATTGACTTCATTGACATCATTGGTCATTGTTTCCTTGTTTGATAAGGCCAGAAAGGACTGTGGATTTATGGCTTGTTTTTGAAAACCTTTTCATTCATCCAATATCACGAGTGTCTCCAGGAAGCAACTGACTGATTTGCAAACTCTTAATATTGATTCAAGGGTTCAGTTGTTGATACAGCTTTTTCAATTGTGGTGGTCTTTGTGTAAATTCAATCACAGCTTGCAGTTTCTGTTTACTGGACTAGCATGATGGTGCTGCCTATGTCTGCTTCTCCGAGTGCTTAATGCTTTATCTAAATAGGTCTCATTGCCCTGGGTCCTCAGGGTCTTGTTCACAAACAAGGTTTTGGGTTTAAAAACGCCAACAGTATCAACAGATCAATGCTAATTTTCTTGTTGATAATGTTGAGTAAAGACCAGAAATAAGTAATGTTAATGAGTTTTCTCTACTTTCAATCTGCCTTAAACATTTTGGGAAAAGTTGGTTCTTGTAATAGAAAACACAACAGAAAGTAACATTAAAGGGGCAAAAATGTTTAAATCCTAAACCCACCAAAATGGTTGTCAAACGCATTTTTACATCAGATCGTATTGTCTTAGCTCTTTTTTACTTTAGTCTAAATTAGTTTGCATTTGTATCTCTTTGTATCATCTGAGTGTCTTgtagcatacagtatgtgtaataCTAGCAAGCACTTCAGTTATTTGGGGGATAGGGGGGTTGTAACCCCACCAATAATCAAAACCAGTCAATACAACCCCCATAAATCATAAATATTAACTGTTCTAGAACATGTAAAGTGGTCCCAACCCCCTACAATTTTTAACCCAAAGTTCTGCCATTGGAtgctaggtgtgtgtgggtttgtgtggatGGCCGAGGCACTTACCTTTCTTGTGGAGGGAGGCGTTGAAGAGCAGAGAAAACATGATGGTGCAGTTGTGAGCTCCCTCTCTTGTTTGTCTGCGCTGGGTTTCATCTGTCAATGCAGGGGCGTCCCCACACAAGCTATCTATGACTGTGACGTCTGTGACTACTGTGACGTCTTGTATATGTGTTGACCTGCTTATGCCAAAAGGACTTTGAGTCTGACCATGCAGCTGTCAGCCATTTAGAGTACCCTGGATTTGCAATATCCTAATAATGTGTGTGATcaaagtgttattgatcttctgtgtaaatgtaaatcaggtttctcgccCAAGTatggaatttggtctctgcatttatcccatccgtgaattagtgaacacacagtgaggtgaagcacacactaatccggagcagtgagctcccttgctacagcagcactcggggagcagtgaggggttaggatgccttactcaagggcacttcagccgttcctcctggtcagggatcgaaccggcaaccctttcagttacaagcccgaagtcctaaccagtaggccacaactgCCCACATGCATCTGGTAGCTATTTAGAGTACCCTGGAGACAACCTTATGCTTTTAAAAATACCAATTTGCAATATCCTAATAATGTGTGTGATCATAGAGTTATTGATCTTCTGTGTGTTGACAGATTTAGTTTCTAGGTAAATGCATGTTCAGTTATGGATTAGCACTGAGAGCAATGTTGACAGCCTTATGTAGTTTAGCCGATGCATCACAATTATTGATCATATATGATCATCAGGTTTTGAGCATGCAGTAGCTTATTCTGTAGTCAGCAGGGCTCAACTTGACTTGTTATGCCCTATTATTCACCACTAGATGGAGACACTTTCCCATGTCTGAATTCAATTTCAAAGCTGCCCAGGCACATCACCTAGCATCCCTGGCACATAAGCACAGGCTTTGGCTCTTTCGTGATTCTTTGCCATGCTTTGTTTGcacacagtgcttacatttgcAGATAAAACATTAAGACACACTCTTACCCCCATGACCACTGAATAATGGATGTTGCGCCCTGCAGTTGTATGCACATGTTACAGACACAGAgtaagagaaacagagagagagagggagagagagatgtgtagtgtatatctcacacacacacacctctctacaCCTCATCTCTCCCCATCTTTATTCCTCTCCCTGGCCTGACCTGCATTGTTTATTCTGTTGGGTGCAGTGCGGCTGACTGGAGGCAGAGGGCTGAATAATGTTGCTTTAGTTAGGTTAGGGCCCTGGTCTTTGGCACTGGAAGGAGGCCACCTTGTTCTGTTTTATTTGCTggctggctctgtgtgtgtgtggcccctgTGTTGTGCAGTGGCTGACTGAATCGAGCCTCAGATCTGCTGATACTTTCGCCGCCGTGGCTGCTCCCATATTACAACCCCGGCCCCAACCTCGCCACTCAAGGCAATTAAGTTCAGCCATGCAAATCGATCCAATTACGCCAGCGAGATGGACCTCCGAACGGCACAAAGGCTTCTCCACCTCTGCCGACACCTTCATCCAGTGCAGTAACATTTTCCATCTGAAGGAAGCTACATCCACCTTCAAAAAGTAGTAGTAATGGATGACAGGTTAAGTGGTCATGATCACCGTAGAAGCAGAAGTGTAACAAGGAGATGTGTCATGCCATGCCAACTCATCAAACTGACagagtgtaggcctatgtaaatCACAGACTTCACTCAAGAGGTTTATCTGATCATGCCAAGATAAACCTTCAAAGCCGCACAATCGATAAGATAGGCCTATGGTGCATCCATAATGGGGCCTGTCTGCATTAGGCCTGCTCTTTTACACTGAGAACCTCGGAGGGAGGGCCAGATTTAAGTCAGCATTAGCACAGCATACTTTAACGAGGGAGGGAAGTATGTACCTGGGATGACGGCCGGGGTCCATATCCTGTGGCGGTGCTTGAATTATAAGCACCTACGGTACTCCCACATCTTAGCTTAGCAGTGTTGTATGTACGCTCATGCACAATGCTAATGCTGGGTGATTTAGCTGGCTTGGCAGTGCAGGTGTAGCTAACGCCGGCGTAGCGCACAAAGCACCAGAATGCTAATGATAGGAGGTGTCGGGGGAGCGGCGAGGAGCTCATTTGTGACGGAGTAATCCCTCTCTCGCCACTGTGCGGATCCACCTGCTCTCTGCTGGGACAGACTGGCTCAGCGCACCGAGTAGCACAGCGGTGCTAACGGCGGTGGAGCTGCGTTATGCCTTTCGCGCTTCATGCAGTGTCTGCTCTCAAAATCAGTGTTATTTTAATGGATGTGGTCTATTTTTCTACTGGTTTTGTTCCAAGCCTTTTATGCTTCAGTGTCTCATACTTGAAGCAGCAATAAGGGGTTTTGGtctgaaacattgcaagctACTTGTCTTTAGTTGGGTGCTCTGAGTCCGATCCAGATAAcgctgtgcataggctactttggaTTTATCTGTCCCTCATATGGCCTCATATATatgcagaataaaaaaaaaataatattccGAGACGATTTAAGACGAATAGGGTTGACATGCAGCCTAGTGTAAGTATGTCAGTGTCATCCAGTCTACCACTGTAAACCTGATAAAAGATCAGagatgtatgtactgtacagtaggcctaggcctctCCGTGGTTGTATACAGGGGACAGTATATCTGccaccttaaaaaaaaaaatgaaagcagGTGTAAATGACTGCCCTGTCAACTGAACATATTGCATTGTTCAAAACATTTATAAGTGGTGGGGAAAAACTATTTAATAAGGTTGTAAACCAGCTCCTCTGGGACTTAAAACATTCTTCATGAATCCTGAAGTGTCCCGCTGCTGCTTTATGGTGGGCAAACAAGGtgagtatgactgtgtgtgcagAGCAGCGTGTGAGGCCATCTCACAGATGTCTCTGGCCAGGGCCCTTAATAGGAAAATAAATTGGCCAATTGTGGCCCCCGTCAGCTGCCCGCCGGCTGGCATGATGCATCCGTGCCGGGACGAGGCGTGGCACCAGGGGGCCATAACTCAAGCGCCAACCGCACCACTCGTGGCCAGAACGGGGAAGCGAGAGTCGCCTTTTTATGAATGGTGTGTGCATCTCAGTTCCTAAGTGCTCATAATAGGTGAATGTCAGAGGATCCACTTCATGTCAAGTATGGAATATTGTGCAATGAGGGGAAAGAACTTATGAGACTAAGCTTGTTTAAAACTTGAGTGGATGCAACAGGAGGCAAGACGAGCAGGACTAATTAAAATTcaaaagtgattttttttttttttttggagaatGCAAATTGGTGCTTTTCAACAGAGAGATATTTAAAAGCATAAGGTTGTCTCCAGGGCATTCTTAATGGTTGACAGATGCATGGTCAGACACAAAGTCATTTTGGCCTTTTCAAAATTGTTTTCCCCTCTAAAAAAGTCCCTCGGACATAATGGCTATTGGAATTTCATCACGGTGCGGCATCTGatgtgtttcctttgctttccAAGTGACAGATGGACAGCCTAAATGACCAGCACTGAAAGAACAGGCCCCTCTCCATCGGCAgggtgcatctgtgtgtttatcagGCTGTTCATTCTCTCTGTAATACCATTGTGTAACAAATGATGTGA is a genomic window containing:
- the LOC125302891 gene encoding P2Y purinoceptor 1-like; amino-acid sequence: MFSLLFNASLHKKEGEPFLEFLNDSYPFCSQFMSGQWYCYILLVLFSFALPVGIVGNIAALMAFSCFRKTATPGTVFLLNLALCDTAWLLILPFNIYFTLQRPYLRGIHTFCQLKKMSFNVNIYGSIFFLTLVSFDRYVGTVHPIRSLGWWDVGRARLLSGTTWALLLLGSIPDLFVTFGVRRPGNVTVCMDHIQGPFEYVKTISLVRTLVGFVLPFGAMLGFYAETVRAIWGLPGRRGGDPKRGRSVTGKPLLLITAALLVFMVSFVPYHIMIVALVFLRVRGLVTSANTGVLYAAYEFLEAMCSVSSCLDPVLYILASERFQKRLQRLGRGRSARGGEERGGGGRGPPIGLCSRASRRVGVEG